A window from Candidatus Rokuibacteriota bacterium encodes these proteins:
- a CDS encoding enolase C-terminal domain-like protein — MGVEVEAADGRRGRGYAADNLAPKWFDKDPAKSFRDNVKDELVAIRIAHQAYLEASKVPRSVFQIWLDAFAECRRRGPERKLNALTVSFGSSFFERALADAAARLAGADAIALLRQDLLEIRPAAVHRELEQDDLTRWTRETPPQALAVRHTVGLLDPITAADVQADGWLGDGLPQTLEECVQTYGLRHFKVKVGGRHDEDLARLKAVASTLDRLIGEPYVVSLDGNEQYKALGDFARLLEAMAKVSALARFRKAIAFVEQPLDRAVALDPDATKGLGALGVPVIIDESDGELDSFKEAVKLGYRGVSTKNCKGIFKSFLNRSLVEKWNGRRKPGAALFMSAEDLTTLPVIPLQQDLATARALGITHVERNGHHYVKGLAHCSRRERYQATRLHRDLYRGGEDEARLRIEGGLVRVASLGTPGYGGAFEPDLPSMMPLEQWSFDSLEVEP, encoded by the coding sequence GTGGGGGTCGAGGTCGAGGCGGCCGACGGCCGGCGGGGGCGCGGCTACGCCGCCGACAACCTCGCGCCGAAGTGGTTCGACAAAGACCCGGCCAAGAGCTTCCGGGACAACGTCAAGGACGAGCTGGTCGCCATCCGGATCGCGCATCAGGCGTACCTCGAGGCGTCCAAGGTGCCGCGCTCGGTGTTCCAGATCTGGCTCGACGCCTTCGCAGAGTGCCGGCGCCGCGGCCCAGAGAGGAAGCTCAACGCGCTGACGGTCTCCTTCGGCTCGTCGTTCTTCGAGCGGGCGCTGGCGGACGCCGCCGCGCGACTGGCCGGCGCCGACGCGATCGCGCTCCTGCGGCAGGACCTGCTCGAGATCCGCCCGGCCGCGGTCCACCGCGAGCTCGAGCAGGACGACCTCACGCGCTGGACGCGCGAAACGCCGCCCCAGGCGCTCGCGGTGCGCCACACCGTGGGCCTCCTCGACCCGATCACGGCCGCCGACGTCCAGGCCGACGGCTGGCTGGGCGACGGCTTGCCGCAAACGCTCGAGGAATGCGTCCAGACCTACGGGCTCCGCCATTTCAAGGTCAAGGTGGGCGGCCGGCACGACGAGGACCTCGCCCGGCTCAAGGCCGTCGCCTCAACGCTCGACCGTCTCATCGGTGAGCCCTATGTCGTCTCGCTCGACGGCAACGAGCAGTACAAAGCGCTCGGCGACTTCGCGCGGCTCCTCGAGGCGATGGCCAAGGTGTCGGCGCTCGCGCGCTTCCGCAAGGCCATCGCCTTCGTCGAGCAGCCCCTCGACCGCGCCGTCGCCCTCGACCCCGACGCCACCAAGGGGCTGGGCGCGCTCGGGGTGCCCGTCATCATCGACGAGAGCGACGGCGAGCTCGACTCGTTCAAGGAGGCGGTCAAGCTCGGCTACCGGGGCGTCAGCACCAAGAACTGCAAGGGCATCTTCAAGTCCTTCCTGAATCGCTCGCTGGTCGAGAAGTGGAACGGGCGGCGCAAGCCGGGGGCCGCGCTCTTCATGAGCGCCGAGGACCTCACGACGCTCCCGGTCATCCCGCTTCAGCAGGATCTCGCCACGGCGCGGGCGCTCGGCATCACCCACGTCGAGCGAAACGGCCACCACTACGTCAAGGGCCTCGCCCACTGTTCGCGGCGCGAGCGCTACCAGGCGACGCGCCTGCACCGCGACCTCTACCGCGGCGGCGAGGACGAGGCGCGGCTGCGGATCGAAGGCGGGCTCGTGCGCGTGGCCTCGCTCGGCACGCCCGGGTACGGCGGCGCGTTCGAGCCCGACCTGCCGTCGATGATGCCGCTCGAGCAGTGGAGCTTCGACTCGCTGGAGGTGGAGCCCTGA